In a genomic window of Pontibacter liquoris:
- a CDS encoding nuclease A inhibitor family protein, protein MNASERENAATTAALLEGLRQQAEGLYYVSETDAPFVVVHFPAMEGNEPTAAELTSWAGMPAGEKTETVTLAAFFRNQVTETPDMGEEDRKMAQRFQQLQAFLAQHLQDVKVYRVGARRKTALVLGRTRTGNLAGLKTQLVET, encoded by the coding sequence ATGAACGCAAGCGAAAGAGAGAATGCTGCTACCACAGCGGCCCTGCTGGAAGGGCTCCGGCAACAGGCAGAAGGCTTATACTATGTGAGCGAAACAGATGCTCCATTCGTGGTAGTACATTTTCCTGCAATGGAAGGGAATGAGCCCACGGCAGCAGAACTGACCTCCTGGGCCGGTATGCCTGCGGGTGAAAAGACAGAGACTGTGACGCTTGCCGCATTTTTCCGCAACCAGGTAACAGAAACGCCTGACATGGGGGAGGAGGACAGGAAAATGGCCCAGCGCTTTCAGCAGTTGCAGGCTTTTCTGGCGCAGCACCTGCAGGATGTTAAAGTATACCGGGTTGGTGCGCGCCGGAAAACGGCCCTTGTGCTGGGCAGGACTAGAACCGGAAACCTGGCAGGCCTGAAAACGCAGCTGGTGGAAACGTAA
- a CDS encoding neutral zinc metallopeptidase, giving the protein MKHFRLLTAFLAFSFFLLTGCDKEIDSTVNPASTIQANQVSKASAEKLSRLRASLPAGFEEQLRQSSAQLLQTDAHYRDLVRSALAIEPTPCDANTPMNVWLDKQLADWNAEIIGYVLDFAMLDLPTYEAYVFENSSENQYFGVDGEYTHQVTKAFKDLKRFWNIQSDDIVLAAMHGNMLQDRDKIIRTYVAVYGLSPSLAANLADIVVELVKVFPQYRGGDHPIFTFNAFAIKGFNYQPYANIPDKIIMGDGIMEAFSALGYGDIAPQAILAHEFGHHIQFQLNLFEGVRSPEATRRTELMADAYSAYYLSHARGASMQWKRVQQFLQVFFNIGDCSFTSTGHHGTPTQRMAAAEWGYNLANSAQKQGHILTSQEFTRLFEAQLPTLVKL; this is encoded by the coding sequence ATGAAACACTTCAGACTCCTGACGGCTTTCCTCGCCTTTTCTTTTTTCCTTCTGACCGGTTGCGATAAAGAGATCGACAGCACCGTAAACCCTGCGTCTACCATTCAGGCAAATCAAGTTTCAAAAGCATCCGCAGAAAAGCTCAGCCGCTTGCGCGCTTCGCTGCCGGCGGGCTTTGAAGAACAACTCAGGCAAAGTTCTGCGCAGTTATTACAAACCGATGCGCACTACCGGGACCTGGTCCGTAGTGCGCTGGCCATAGAACCCACTCCCTGCGATGCAAATACCCCTATGAACGTATGGCTGGATAAACAACTGGCTGACTGGAACGCGGAGATAATAGGGTATGTGCTTGATTTTGCGATGCTCGATCTGCCCACGTATGAAGCCTACGTGTTTGAAAACAGCTCTGAGAACCAGTATTTCGGCGTAGATGGAGAATATACACACCAGGTAACGAAAGCGTTCAAGGATCTGAAACGTTTCTGGAATATTCAATCAGACGACATTGTACTGGCTGCCATGCATGGAAACATGCTGCAGGACAGAGATAAGATCATCAGAACCTATGTTGCCGTGTATGGCTTAAGTCCCTCCTTAGCAGCCAACCTGGCTGATATCGTGGTAGAATTGGTAAAGGTGTTCCCGCAGTACAGAGGGGGTGATCATCCTATTTTTACTTTTAATGCCTTTGCCATTAAAGGATTTAACTACCAACCATACGCCAACATACCGGATAAGATCATTATGGGCGATGGCATTATGGAAGCTTTTTCTGCCCTCGGGTATGGAGACATTGCCCCACAGGCTATTCTCGCGCACGAATTTGGCCACCACATCCAGTTTCAACTAAACCTGTTTGAAGGCGTCCGCAGCCCGGAGGCTACCCGCAGAACCGAACTGATGGCAGATGCCTATTCAGCCTACTACCTCTCGCATGCAAGAGGCGCTTCGATGCAATGGAAGCGGGTGCAGCAATTCTTGCAGGTGTTCTTTAACATAGGCGATTGTTCTTTTACAAGTACGGGCCACCATGGCACGCCGACACAGCGCATGGCCGCTGCTGAATGGGGCTATAACCTGGCAAATAGTGCACAAAAACAAGGGCACATCCTCACCAGCCAGGAATTTACACGGCTCTTCGAAGCGCAGCTGCCTACGCTTGTAAAGCTTTGA
- a CDS encoding tail fiber domain-containing protein produces the protein MKKTILLLMSILLFSNYKLMAQNWVNGGNTLSANGRLGINSNFSLIFETNNTERGRITNGGNWGIGTSSPGAKLQVNSASGASAFRASVNGSTKLLVHSGGGVSVGSSLTPPANGLYVSGNAGFGITSPGAKVHINSAAGQYPLRVQSNNLTGLLVHDNLGVSVGSAAIPPPNGLSVNNSLIVNNGGITSTNTSSTGNGVYGKGYYGLYGVGSNVGVFGNGGTYGVYGFNNNSSGGTGVYGSGITFGVQGNVSTASAYGVGAISTQSIGLYAYTGNTASYAGYFIGRVYSSGGYLSPSDRKLKQNISELGSAMDIINKLQPKTYEYRQDGTYKQMNLPKGKQYGLIAQEVEQVLPDLVTEATYNAARTIPDKQAVAPDATQPTATGMQTQQPAAQNQGEEIAFKAVNYTELIPILVKAIQEQQQENDLLKDRIAKLEAAVSAQSNGSKGMGNDIPGASLEQNYPNPFDQSTTFRYTIPAGATGQILIHEVATGRLVRSLEAPASGEAQLHAGDLKPGIYTYTLTVNGQVAAYKTMMLNK, from the coding sequence ATGAAGAAAACAATACTTCTGCTTATGAGCATCCTGCTCTTCAGCAACTATAAATTAATGGCACAAAATTGGGTAAATGGGGGCAACACCCTCAGCGCCAATGGCCGGTTGGGCATCAATAGCAACTTCTCGCTTATTTTTGAGACCAATAACACCGAACGCGGCAGAATAACCAATGGCGGCAACTGGGGAATAGGCACCAGTAGCCCCGGCGCTAAGTTGCAGGTAAACAGCGCTTCTGGCGCCAGTGCTTTTCGGGCCAGCGTAAACGGCTCTACCAAACTGCTGGTGCACAGTGGTGGTGGCGTATCGGTTGGCAGTAGTTTAACTCCTCCGGCCAATGGCTTATATGTATCCGGCAATGCCGGTTTCGGCATAACCTCTCCTGGGGCAAAGGTCCATATCAACAGTGCTGCCGGCCAGTATCCCTTAAGAGTTCAGTCAAATAATTTAACGGGTCTGTTGGTGCATGATAACCTGGGTGTCTCTGTAGGAAGCGCTGCTATTCCGCCGCCCAATGGCTTGTCTGTTAACAACAGCCTAATTGTTAATAATGGTGGAATTACGAGCACCAATACATCCTCTACAGGTAATGGGGTTTATGGTAAAGGATACTATGGTTTATATGGTGTAGGTAGTAATGTGGGTGTTTTTGGCAATGGTGGCACCTATGGTGTATATGGTTTCAATAATAACAGTTCCGGTGGTACCGGGGTTTATGGCTCGGGTATAACGTTTGGGGTACAGGGAAATGTTTCAACTGCTTCGGCGTATGGTGTAGGTGCTATTTCAACACAATCTATAGGGCTATATGCCTACACCGGTAACACAGCCTCCTATGCCGGTTACTTTATTGGCAGGGTTTACAGCAGCGGTGGTTACCTGTCGCCTTCTGACCGCAAACTCAAGCAAAATATTTCCGAATTAGGCAGCGCCATGGACATCATCAATAAATTGCAGCCAAAGACCTACGAGTACCGCCAGGATGGCACCTATAAGCAGATGAACCTGCCCAAAGGAAAACAGTATGGCCTGATCGCGCAGGAGGTGGAGCAGGTGCTGCCCGATCTGGTAACTGAAGCAACTTATAATGCTGCAAGAACAATACCCGATAAGCAAGCTGTAGCTCCTGATGCTACACAGCCAACTGCAACTGGCATGCAAACCCAGCAGCCTGCAGCACAAAATCAGGGAGAAGAGATAGCCTTTAAAGCAGTAAACTATACCGAGCTGATCCCGATACTGGTGAAAGCCATACAGGAACAGCAGCAGGAAAACGACCTCTTAAAGGATCGGATTGCAAAGCTGGAAGCCGCAGTAAGCGCACAAAGTAATGGTAGCAAGGGGATGGGGAATGATATACCAGGTGCATCGCTGGAACAGAACTATCCCAATCCTTTTGACCAGAGCACCACGTTCCGTTATACAATACCAGCCGGCGCAACAGGTCAGATCCTGATCCACGAAGTGGCAACAGGCAGGCTGGTCCGAAGCCTGGAGGCACCGGCCAGCGGAGAGGCACAGCTCCATGCAGGTGATCTAAAGCCGGGTATTTATACCTATACCTTAACCGTGAACGGACAAGTGGCCGCCTATAAAACCATGATGCTGAACAAGTAA
- a CDS encoding DNA/RNA non-specific endonuclease codes for MSKTFKQTYKYILVLFLLLSGCKETQLIPGKTITPEQEQLLLGNPSGATASATQENNFLLLKPQFALSYSRQRGTPNWVSWHVSRQWLGSAERQDNFRPDPALPEGWYQVSASAYRGSGFDRGHNTPSADRTNSVESNAATFLMTNMIPQAPNNNQQTWANLEDYTRALVAAGMEVYVVMGSYGQGGTGSNGFAKTIDNGRITVPARIWKVLVVLPEGENDLQRISRTTRVIAVDTPNEESVRSDWASYRTTVDAIEKATGYDLLSALPEQVQQVLESQVDRVPAS; via the coding sequence ATGAGCAAGACCTTTAAACAAACCTACAAATACATTCTCGTACTCTTTCTGCTGCTTTCCGGCTGTAAAGAAACGCAGTTAATACCCGGTAAGACAATCACCCCGGAGCAGGAGCAGTTGCTATTGGGAAACCCCAGCGGCGCTACCGCCAGTGCCACCCAGGAGAACAACTTCCTGCTGCTAAAGCCGCAGTTTGCGCTTTCCTATAGCCGGCAGCGCGGCACGCCGAACTGGGTGAGCTGGCATGTGAGCAGGCAGTGGCTGGGTTCGGCCGAACGGCAGGATAACTTTCGCCCGGATCCTGCTTTGCCGGAAGGCTGGTACCAGGTAAGTGCCTCGGCGTACAGGGGCAGTGGCTTCGATCGCGGGCATAACACGCCTTCAGCAGACCGGACAAACTCCGTAGAAAGCAATGCAGCCACCTTTCTGATGACCAACATGATTCCGCAGGCTCCAAATAACAACCAGCAGACATGGGCGAACCTGGAGGATTATACCCGTGCATTGGTAGCGGCAGGCATGGAAGTATATGTGGTGATGGGCAGCTATGGCCAGGGAGGTACGGGCAGTAATGGCTTTGCCAAAACCATAGACAACGGCCGGATAACAGTGCCCGCCCGCATCTGGAAAGTGCTGGTGGTGCTCCCCGAAGGAGAAAATGACCTGCAGCGCATCAGCAGAACGACCCGGGTGATTGCCGTGGATACACCCAACGAGGAGAGCGTCCGTTCCGACTGGGCCTCCTACCGCACCACAGTAGACGCGATTGAAAAAGCCACTGGGTACGATCTGCTCTCGGCCTTGCCCGAGCAGGTGCAGCAGGTGCTCGAGAGCCAGGTAGATAGGGTGCCCGCCTCGTAG